One Streptosporangium sp. NBC_01495 DNA window includes the following coding sequences:
- a CDS encoding Crp/Fnr family transcriptional regulator → MTSSPEPGEFITLLTNDEVKALYAVGRPRRWDRGATMFTEGDVSDWVLILTSGRVKVSSHTAVGSEVVLAVRGPGALLGEFAAIDGLPRSATVTALEPVEGITVRDFSSYLQAHGRVAVLLMQMVTGKMRDSDRKRIEYGAFDTTGRVATRLVELAERYGEPDNGGVRVALPLSQDELAGWTGASREAVSKALRSLRDRGLIETGRRRVIVHDMEGLRKRAR, encoded by the coding sequence ATGACTTCTTCCCCCGAACCGGGCGAATTCATCACATTGCTCACAAATGACGAGGTAAAGGCCCTGTACGCCGTCGGGCGACCCCGGCGCTGGGACAGGGGCGCCACGATGTTCACCGAAGGCGACGTGAGCGACTGGGTGCTCATCCTGACCTCCGGCCGCGTCAAGGTGTCCTCGCACACCGCGGTCGGCAGTGAGGTGGTCCTCGCGGTACGGGGACCCGGGGCGCTGCTCGGCGAGTTCGCGGCGATCGACGGGCTGCCCAGGTCCGCCACGGTCACCGCCCTCGAACCGGTGGAAGGGATCACGGTCCGCGACTTCTCCTCGTACCTGCAGGCTCATGGGAGAGTCGCCGTACTGCTGATGCAGATGGTGACCGGCAAGATGCGCGACTCCGACCGCAAGCGCATCGAGTACGGCGCGTTCGACACCACCGGCCGCGTGGCCACCCGGCTGGTCGAGCTGGCCGAGCGGTACGGCGAACCGGACAACGGCGGGGTACGGGTGGCGCTGCCCCTCTCCCAGGACGAGCTGGCGGGCTGGACCGGGGCCTCCCGCGAGGCGGTCAGCAAGGCGCTGCGCTCCCTGCGCGATCGCGGGCTGATCGAGACGGGCCGGCGCCGCGTGATCGTCCACGACATGGAGGGCCTGCGCAAACGGGCCCGCTGA
- a CDS encoding adenylate/guanylate cyclase domain-containing protein, with protein MPTINPTDAVAEDRARREPYLPPATQPIRTVVWALHLALPMLGLWLLLAEPDLNIVLHDNPSHFWLIITVAGINLVLGLMVGEASARRADARLLLVSLVFLSGAGSFLVHGLTTPGIILGDQPSYGFDLSHPVGLLVASVFAFTSALPLGERAAEAVLRNQMWLRGGLAALITLWGVACLVPGLTPLSGSPPEGTGLGGLEWIGVALFTAASAMMFQLHRRRPAVVLISLVTAYALLAEALVAGLSHRNWHLSWWLWHVLLTTAFVFVAYSAYMQFRREGTSAGLFDSVALSATVRRIRADYEAALEELVGHLRRREESKVPIADRLAGKFGLTESQVAVLDRAGEALANERELSDRLAALADIGRQARVGLPEKEMLAQGLDRVRQAYGDVRIKLVDNGRVTVNSKEYGQRDFPEDRPIRLEGKVLHPLTVKGRLAGALEVPIGRTPQDEALAATLAGQMSISLENARLYSELETLFRQYMSPDVAQSLLADPQTAALGGELVELTALFADLKGFTSFSERVAPGEIVEMLNRYHTAAVPIVLGNGGTIVQFVGDALLALFNAPARQEDHALAAVRAALAMQEAAEEIAAGTPGYPRFRIGVNTGEALVGNIGSPELRGFNAMGDCVNVAARLEGIAEPGSVVIGQSTLDLIGPQAKTRPLGPLNLKGREQPVHAYVLSGLS; from the coding sequence GTGCCGACCATCAACCCGACAGACGCGGTCGCGGAAGACCGTGCCCGACGGGAACCGTACCTGCCACCGGCGACCCAGCCGATCCGCACCGTGGTGTGGGCGTTGCATCTGGCGCTGCCGATGCTTGGGCTATGGCTGCTGCTGGCCGAACCCGATCTGAACATCGTCTTACATGACAATCCCAGCCATTTCTGGCTGATCATCACCGTGGCCGGGATCAACCTGGTCCTGGGCCTCATGGTCGGCGAGGCCTCGGCCCGGCGGGCGGACGCCCGGCTGCTGCTGGTCTCGCTGGTCTTCCTGAGCGGGGCGGGATCGTTCCTGGTGCACGGGCTGACCACGCCGGGGATCATCCTGGGCGACCAGCCGAGTTACGGCTTCGACCTCTCCCACCCCGTCGGTCTTCTCGTGGCCTCGGTGTTCGCGTTCACATCGGCTCTGCCCCTGGGTGAGCGGGCAGCCGAGGCCGTGTTGAGGAACCAGATGTGGCTGCGCGGCGGTCTCGCGGCCCTGATCACCCTGTGGGGGGTGGCCTGCCTGGTGCCGGGCCTGACCCCGCTCAGCGGCTCGCCCCCCGAGGGGACGGGCCTGGGCGGCCTGGAGTGGATCGGGGTGGCCCTGTTCACTGCGGCGTCGGCGATGATGTTCCAACTGCACCGCAGGCGCCCGGCGGTCGTGCTGATCAGCCTGGTCACCGCGTACGCGCTGCTTGCCGAGGCGCTGGTCGCGGGGTTGTCCCACCGCAACTGGCACCTGTCGTGGTGGCTGTGGCACGTGCTGCTGACCACGGCGTTCGTCTTCGTCGCCTACAGCGCCTACATGCAGTTCCGGCGGGAGGGCACGAGCGCGGGGCTGTTCGACTCGGTGGCGCTGTCGGCGACGGTCCGCAGGATCAGGGCCGACTACGAGGCCGCCCTGGAGGAGCTCGTCGGCCACCTGCGGCGCAGGGAGGAGAGCAAGGTCCCGATCGCGGACAGGCTGGCGGGCAAGTTCGGGCTCACCGAGTCGCAGGTGGCGGTGCTCGACCGGGCGGGCGAGGCACTGGCCAACGAGCGGGAGCTGAGCGACCGGCTCGCGGCGCTGGCCGACATCGGCAGGCAGGCCCGCGTGGGCCTGCCGGAGAAGGAGATGCTGGCCCAGGGCCTCGACCGCGTGCGGCAGGCGTACGGGGACGTCCGGATCAAGCTGGTCGACAACGGCCGGGTCACCGTGAACTCCAAGGAGTACGGCCAGCGGGACTTCCCCGAGGACCGGCCGATCCGGCTGGAGGGGAAGGTCCTCCACCCGCTGACGGTGAAGGGCAGGCTCGCCGGGGCGCTGGAGGTGCCGATCGGCAGGACACCGCAGGACGAGGCGCTCGCCGCCACGCTGGCCGGCCAGATGTCCATCTCCCTGGAGAACGCCCGGCTCTACAGCGAGCTGGAGACCCTCTTCCGGCAGTACATGTCGCCGGACGTGGCCCAGTCGCTGCTCGCCGACCCGCAGACCGCGGCGCTCGGCGGCGAGCTGGTGGAGCTGACCGCGCTCTTCGCCGACCTGAAGGGCTTCACGAGCTTCTCCGAGCGGGTGGCGCCCGGCGAGATCGTCGAGATGCTGAACCGCTACCACACCGCGGCCGTGCCCATCGTGCTCGGCAACGGCGGCACGATCGTGCAGTTCGTGGGTGACGCGCTGCTCGCGCTGTTCAACGCCCCCGCCCGGCAGGAGGACCACGCCCTGGCCGCGGTGCGGGCGGCCCTGGCGATGCAGGAGGCCGCCGAGGAGATCGCGGCGGGAACGCCCGGATATCCTCGCTTCAGAATCGGCGTCAACACCGGTGAGGCGCTTGTCGGGAACATCGGCAGCCCCGAGTTGCGCGGGTTCAACGCGATGGGCGACTGCGTCAACGTGGCCGCCCGGCTTGAGGGGATCGCCGAGCCCGGCAGCGTCGTGATCGGCCAGAGCACCCTCGACCTGATCGGCCCCCAGGCCAAGACCCGGCCCCTGGGCCCGCTCAACCTCAAGGGGAGGGAACAACCCGTCCATGCCTACGTGCTGTCTGGACTCTCGTAA